A stretch of Bos taurus isolate L1 Dominette 01449 registration number 42190680 breed Hereford chromosome 5, ARS-UCD2.0, whole genome shotgun sequence DNA encodes these proteins:
- the TEX49 gene encoding sperm microtubule inner protein 11 isoform X2: protein MDQKDPVPTRLPPIFSEDGNYSVHQNSHTKYHEAVRKVSLKTFPNQVFRVPLTDAQNFSFWRSNAAGARPEETMPWIQNPRHCLIKSAMTRFMDHSILNDRNFSLY from the exons ACCAGAAGGATCCAGTACCCACTAGGCTTCCCCCTATTTTCTCAGAAGATGGGAATTATTCTGTGCACCAAAATAGCCACACAAAGTACCACGAAGCTGTTCGGAAGGTATCGTTAAAGACAT TCCCTAATCAGGTCTTCAGGGTCCCCCTGACTGATGCTCAGAACTTCAGCTTCTGGCGGTCCAACGCTGCAGGAGCGCGCCCAGAAGAGACCATGCCATGGATCCAGAACCCCCGCCACTGCCTCATCAAAAGCGCAATGACCAG GTTTATGGATCACTCTATTCTCAATGACAGAAACTTCAGTCTGTATTGA